The nucleotide sequence ATGTAACGGCCCGCCTGGCGCATGAGCCATACCGGGGTGTAGCCGGCCTTTTCCCTGCGGCATGCCTTGAGAAACGCGTCCTTTGCCATGACCTTTGACATCTTCGGTTCTCCTCCCAAATTGTGTTCGGGAAAACGTCATTCCCGCCTTTTCCCGCCGCGCCTTGACTTGGCCGCGAAAGGGAGCCCGCGGCTTCTGCCCTGCCGTTCAGTTGAGCTTTCCGGCGGGCAAGACGGAAAAGAGCTTTTTATTATATTCATAACGGCTGGTTTTTTCAATAATTTTCAATAGAGGAACTAGAGGTGCGCGCTCCCCGGCTTCACATGCGCGGCGTATTCGGATATAATGCCTGTGAATCCTGCCGCTCGGTTTTCTCATTCACCTCGACCTTTTCTCCCAGTCCGGTTTGAAAAATCCTTTAATAGAGCCGGGAAAAATGGCCGCTCCGGATACCCGCAAAAATACGGACGCCTCGCGCCTTTTAAGGCTGGGCTTCAAGCTCAGGTTCGGCCTCAAGCTCTGCCTCGCGACGCTCGCGGGGGCCGCCGGGCTCCTTTTGCTACTTGTCTTTTCCCTTTCGAGGGGCATGGGGGATTCATATGGCCAGGCCGTCTTCACGCTTTACGAGCTCAAGGTAAAGGCCCTGCCACTTGTCTTCGCCTCCTCGTACTCGGTGCTTATCCTCGGGGTCGCAACCGCGGCAGTTGCCGTGGTCTCAATACTCTATTCCCACAGGATAGCTGGGCCGGTCTTCAGGCTCGCCCGGAATATGGAAGCGATAGGCTCTGGCGACCTTGCACTTTTTACGCGCCTTCGGGGTAGCGACCAGCTCGTCGCGCTCGCAGAGGACCTCAATTCGATGGTCAGGTCAATCAACCATTCGGCAAGGGCCGTAGCCGACGCAGTCGAAGCTCTTGAAAAATCCGAGCAGGAGCTTCTTAAACTGCTCGAAAAAGAAGGGCCGCCCCCACCGGAAGCCGGGTCTGCGGTCCGCGAATTACGCGAGAACGTAAAAAGGCTCCAGCAGGCCCTCTCAAGCGTGAAGACCCATGACAGCGATTAAGGGCGCGCTGGCCGTATTAATGGCAATAGCCGCAGTGGGCGCGGCAGCGCTCCTCTACTCCCGGCAGTGGACAAGCTATCACGATTTCAACGGCAGGTGCCTAGAGTGCCATATCAAGGAACCGGCCCCTGGCGACACCCCGCGCGCATTCCTCAAAGACATATCGAGTATGTGCATGGACTGCCACGAGACCGAGTTCGAGTTGTCGCATCCGGTCGACGTGAGGCCCTCGATGCAGGTGCCGGCCAACCTGCCGCTCGACTGGAAGGGGGACGTGACCTGCGTTACATGCCACCCGGTGCATATGGAGGGGTTCGGGCCGTTCCGCCTCCGCTCCAGGGCCGCCGGGCCGGGGTTCTGCATGTTCTGCCATAACGACCTGGAGAGCGAGCTCCACAAGATCTCGCTCGGCTCCGCCCACGTCACGGGCTCCGCTTCATTGAAGTATATCCCCATGGAGGTCGGGGGCGTGCTCGACGAGCTTTCATTGAGATGCATGGCATGCCACGACGCCCTCACCGGGAGTGATGCCGTCGTGGGCGGTAGGGAAATAGCGGGGCCGCTCTTCCACAGGTCCGGCCTCTCGGGGCTCAGCCATCCCATAGGGGTATCCTACATAGACGCAAGGCGCAAATACCGCGGAGCGTATAAGCCGGTGGACAAGCTACCGCCCGAGATAAAGCTCTTTGCCGGGAACGTCGGATGCGGGAGCTGCCATAACCCGTTCTCGAAATTCCATAACGACCTCGTTATGAGCAACGAATACAGCAGGCTCTGCCTTGCGTGCCACAATAAATGACCTGCTAAATGGAGCGCCGGACGAATTAACCCTGGTTTAATCGGGTTTTAATTCCAGGGTACTATCATATAGCCCGGATCGAGCCCGGGCCCGGAGGCCTGATGCGTGAGCCGCGCGGCACGAGTTGGAGGAGAAGGAACTATTTCGTAGATAAAAAGCTCCAGTCTAGGTTCGCGGCGGTCTTTGCTGGAACGGTCCTCCTGGGGCTTGCGGCGAACCTCCTCGCCGCCTATTTTTTAATTGACAGGGAACTTGGACAGGGGTTATATAA is from Deltaproteobacteria bacterium and encodes:
- a CDS encoding methyl-accepting chemotaxis protein, yielding MAAPDTRKNTDASRLLRLGFKLRFGLKLCLATLAGAAGLLLLLVFSLSRGMGDSYGQAVFTLYELKVKALPLVFASSYSVLILGVATAAVAVVSILYSHRIAGPVFRLARNMEAIGSGDLALFTRLRGSDQLVALAEDLNSMVRSINHSARAVADAVEALEKSEQELLKLLEKEGPPPPEAGSAVRELRENVKRLQQALSSVKTHDSD